A DNA window from uncultured Methanoregula sp. contains the following coding sequences:
- a CDS encoding alpha-amylase produces the protein MPPICFGFEVHQPYRLNRMFSPQPNVKKKDLFDHYFDGLNKEILLRVAEKCYNPATRIILEKLDEGFSCAFSLSGVVVEQFDKWSPETLSLFEDIARHKNTELIGQTYYHSIASCFPDKSEFCEQVRMHSDLMYEQFRVRPVVFENTEFTFNNEVAATIREMDFSGIFTEGVDRVLGWRSPDYVYRCQNLPVLLRNTKLSDDIAFRFANRSWDMYPLTADTYAQWIASSSGDIINIFLDFETFGEHFWKETGIFDFLSALPGELSERGVETLLPSQVLARKTPVDEIDVRETISWADIEKDTSAWMGNDRQKTAFHAIQAARPYAVDKPIWRYLQTSDHFYYMASKYGTCGEVHTYFSHHDADDAFKTYMKVLADYETRSLRVMKNRRSAKTLRTLSPEQAFHFAGPTGFIGHTAYNLDQFEELLFIVPNDSIRYHIERGDFVNWINDVLEDSFLAESIAGLKERHELTKAVKERRELLWSHLR, from the coding sequence ATGCCACCTATTTGTTTTGGATTCGAGGTTCACCAGCCCTACCGGCTCAATCGGATGTTCTCACCTCAACCGAACGTGAAAAAGAAGGATCTCTTTGATCATTATTTTGATGGTCTCAACAAGGAGATCCTCTTACGCGTTGCCGAGAAGTGCTACAACCCGGCAACCCGGATCATCCTTGAGAAACTCGACGAAGGTTTTTCCTGTGCCTTCTCTCTGTCCGGTGTTGTCGTCGAGCAGTTCGACAAGTGGAGTCCCGAGACTCTCTCCCTCTTTGAAGATATTGCCCGCCATAAAAATACCGAACTGATCGGGCAGACCTATTACCACAGCATTGCAAGCTGTTTTCCGGATAAATCCGAGTTCTGCGAGCAGGTCCGGATGCACTCCGACCTGATGTACGAGCAGTTCCGGGTCCGCCCGGTGGTTTTCGAGAATACGGAATTTACTTTCAACAACGAAGTCGCCGCAACGATCCGGGAGATGGACTTTTCCGGCATCTTTACTGAAGGGGTGGACCGGGTACTTGGGTGGAGGAGCCCGGATTACGTGTACCGGTGCCAGAACCTCCCGGTCCTTTTGAGGAATACCAAACTCTCCGATGATATCGCATTCCGTTTTGCCAACCGCAGCTGGGATATGTACCCGCTGACCGCTGACACGTATGCGCAATGGATTGCATCATCCTCGGGGGATATCATCAACATATTCCTGGACTTCGAGACCTTTGGCGAACACTTCTGGAAGGAGACCGGCATCTTTGATTTCCTCAGCGCTCTCCCTGGCGAGCTGAGCGAACGCGGGGTCGAGACCCTGCTGCCATCGCAGGTGCTTGCCCGCAAGACCCCGGTGGACGAGATCGATGTCCGGGAAACCATCTCCTGGGCGGATATTGAGAAGGATACGTCGGCCTGGATGGGGAACGACCGGCAGAAGACGGCATTCCACGCAATCCAGGCGGCCCGGCCATATGCTGTCGACAAGCCGATCTGGCGCTATCTCCAGACGAGCGATCATTTCTATTATATGGCCTCCAAGTACGGCACGTGCGGGGAGGTGCATACCTACTTCAGCCACCACGATGCCGATGATGCCTTCAAGACCTACATGAAGGTTCTTGCTGATTACGAGACCCGCAGCCTCCGGGTGATGAAGAACCGCCGATCGGCCAAGACCCTGCGGACCCTGTCGCCGGAGCAGGCCTTCCATTTCGCCGGGCCGACCGGTTTTATCGGCCATACTGCCTATAACCTGGACCAGTTCGAGGAATTGCTCTTTATTGTGCCGAACGATTCGATCCGGTACCATATCGAACGGGGTGATTTCGTGAACTGGATAAACGACGTGCTCGAGGATTCCTTCCTCGCCGAAAGTATTGCCGGTTTAAAAGAGCGTCATGAACTGACAAAAGCCGTAAAAGAGCGGAGGGAACTGTTATGGAGTCATTTAAGGTAG
- a CDS encoding phosphoribulokinase → MPVVNFKDTIAESPYIFTIGVAGDSGSGKTSFTRGIRSIFGNDLVSTITLDDYHRLDRAGRAKAGLTALDPEANHLDQLEQDLIQLKRGVPVEKPVYNHATGIFDPPVIFSPKKILILEGLHTLYTPMLRKYLDFTLFVDPVKQVKYDWKIRRDMKKRGYSRDQVIGEISRREPDYLKYIYPQKEFADAVIGIDYSRYGQNLGEERNVYQITLVQNRMRHTIENIDLSLDLYSILSLSERNFALLFETSVHDGERMGHLIIDGELSEHVVKKLERSIERQTRVRPISLFKNRHYVTAGDLAQLILCWRIIHRRIFMETSR, encoded by the coding sequence ATGCCGGTTGTGAATTTCAAGGACACCATTGCCGAGTCCCCGTACATCTTTACCATCGGTGTTGCCGGTGACAGCGGATCGGGAAAGACATCCTTCACCCGGGGGATACGGAGTATCTTCGGGAACGATCTGGTCTCGACCATTACGCTCGATGACTATCACCGTCTCGACCGGGCCGGGCGAGCGAAAGCCGGCCTGACCGCCCTTGACCCTGAAGCAAATCATCTGGACCAGCTTGAGCAGGATCTCATCCAGCTCAAACGCGGCGTTCCGGTAGAAAAACCCGTGTACAACCATGCGACCGGGATATTCGATCCACCGGTTATCTTCAGTCCGAAAAAAATTCTCATTCTCGAAGGGCTGCATACCCTGTACACCCCCATGCTCCGGAAATACCTGGATTTTACCCTGTTTGTCGACCCGGTAAAGCAGGTGAAGTACGACTGGAAGATCCGCCGCGACATGAAAAAACGCGGGTACTCGCGGGACCAGGTTATCGGGGAGATATCCCGGCGTGAACCGGATTACCTGAAGTATATCTACCCGCAGAAGGAGTTTGCCGATGCGGTGATCGGCATAGACTATTCCCGTTACGGCCAAAACCTGGGGGAAGAGCGCAATGTGTACCAGATAACCCTTGTGCAGAACCGGATGAGACATACCATCGAGAACATCGATCTCTCCCTGGACCTTTACTCAATCCTCTCCCTCTCCGAGCGGAATTTTGCCCTTCTGTTCGAGACGAGCGTTCATGACGGAGAACGCATGGGTCATCTCATCATCGACGGGGAACTCAGCGAGCACGTGGTCAAGAAGCTGGAACGGAGCATTGAGCGACAGACCCGGGTCCGCCCGATCTCCCTGTTCAAGAACCGGCACTATGTGACGGCCGGGGATCTTGCGCAATTGATCCTCTGCTGGCGGATCATCCACCGGCGGATCTTTATGGAGACGAGCCGGTGA
- the glgP gene encoding alpha-glucan family phosphorylase: MAPDKIRKMFPQVPERISGLVDLAYNLWWSWNPEVKMVFKRLNPQAWIESIHNPVKMLRSLDEETLLAASKNPVYLRHYDLVMSRYQHEMIKNHSWFSENYSGDHDLNIAYFSAEYGLQHSLPLYAGGLGFLAGDHLKESSDLGLPLVAVGFMYSEGYLHQHIGPDGWQLDIKEILDRDAAPIQRVFYNHDEQLVVRIPFIDPPIYVAVWKVDVGTIPLFLMDTDIPENDPANRSISYRLYTGDNEQRLKQEIVLGIGGSYILDVLGVRPSIVHLNEGHPAFTIFERIRESILDKMNFEEAFERVRETTIFTTHTPVPAGHDAFPHALMDKYFKNYYPLLGISRETFLSLGNSPAGSKDHFNMTAFALRMSAFKNGVSKRHGEVARSMWRPLWPDLPEEKIPIQHITNGVHVPTWLDPKMQLLLNKYFSPACPQWLAEHDKTLLWEMIQEIPDEELWSVHVQLKRKLVNRIREHKRRKWVGENTDPLNVLSGGALLDPSALTIGFARRFSTYKRADLIFQDIERLKKIVNNPWKPVQIIFAGKAHPADEEGKRIIQKIYKYALQRDLGGRIAFVEDYGEQMAQYLVHGVDVWLNNPLPPLEACGTSGMKASLNGVLHMSVLDGWWPEAYSGKNGWAFGETDTRKNHDREDAEQLYGVLEREVVPLYYMQSDDGIPHLWVKMMKEAIRCTAPRFSARRMLKEYVRLGYDPALKRAAEYRKQLFPYDPKL; the protein is encoded by the coding sequence GTGGCACCGGATAAGATCAGGAAAATGTTCCCGCAGGTTCCCGAGCGGATATCAGGGCTCGTCGATCTTGCATACAATCTCTGGTGGAGCTGGAACCCGGAAGTAAAGATGGTATTCAAACGGCTCAATCCCCAGGCATGGATTGAGAGTATCCACAATCCGGTGAAGATGCTCCGTTCCCTGGATGAAGAAACGCTCCTTGCAGCCTCAAAAAACCCGGTCTACCTGAGGCATTACGATCTCGTGATGTCCCGATACCAGCACGAGATGATCAAGAACCACAGCTGGTTTTCCGAGAATTATTCCGGCGATCACGATCTCAATATCGCGTACTTCTCTGCTGAATACGGGCTGCAGCACTCGCTGCCCCTGTATGCCGGGGGACTGGGATTCCTGGCCGGGGATCATCTCAAGGAATCCAGCGATCTCGGCCTGCCGCTCGTGGCTGTCGGCTTCATGTACTCGGAGGGGTATCTCCACCAGCATATCGGACCTGACGGCTGGCAGCTGGATATCAAGGAGATCCTGGACCGCGATGCGGCCCCCATCCAGAGGGTGTTCTACAACCACGATGAACAGCTGGTGGTCCGGATTCCCTTCATCGATCCCCCGATCTATGTTGCGGTCTGGAAAGTCGATGTAGGCACCATCCCGCTCTTTTTGATGGATACCGATATTCCCGAGAACGACCCGGCCAACCGATCTATCTCGTACCGGCTCTACACCGGGGACAACGAACAGCGACTCAAGCAGGAGATCGTGCTGGGCATCGGGGGGAGTTATATCCTGGATGTGCTTGGCGTGCGGCCCTCCATCGTTCACCTGAATGAAGGCCACCCGGCGTTCACCATATTTGAGCGGATCCGGGAGAGCATCCTTGACAAGATGAATTTTGAAGAAGCCTTCGAGAGGGTGCGTGAAACAACCATCTTCACGACCCATACACCGGTCCCGGCAGGTCACGATGCCTTTCCCCATGCGCTCATGGACAAGTATTTCAAAAACTATTACCCCCTGCTCGGCATCAGCCGGGAGACTTTTTTGTCCCTGGGAAATTCCCCAGCCGGGTCAAAAGACCATTTCAATATGACAGCGTTTGCCCTGAGGATGAGTGCATTCAAGAACGGCGTGAGCAAACGGCACGGAGAGGTTGCCCGTTCCATGTGGAGACCACTCTGGCCGGATCTTCCCGAAGAGAAGATCCCGATCCAGCATATAACAAACGGGGTCCATGTCCCCACATGGCTGGATCCCAAGATGCAGCTGCTGCTCAACAAGTACTTCTCGCCTGCCTGCCCGCAGTGGCTCGCGGAGCATGACAAAACCCTGCTCTGGGAGATGATCCAGGAGATCCCCGATGAAGAACTCTGGTCGGTCCATGTCCAGCTCAAACGAAAACTGGTCAACAGGATCCGGGAGCACAAGCGGCGGAAATGGGTTGGGGAGAATACGGATCCCCTGAACGTTCTCTCGGGGGGTGCCCTGCTCGATCCCTCGGCTCTCACCATCGGGTTTGCCCGGCGGTTCTCCACGTACAAACGGGCGGATCTCATATTCCAGGATATCGAACGGTTGAAAAAGATCGTAAACAACCCCTGGAAGCCGGTCCAGATCATCTTTGCAGGGAAAGCCCATCCTGCCGACGAGGAAGGAAAGCGCATCATCCAGAAGATCTACAAGTACGCCCTCCAGCGGGATCTGGGGGGGAGGATCGCATTTGTCGAGGATTATGGCGAGCAGATGGCACAATATCTTGTCCATGGCGTGGATGTCTGGCTCAATAATCCGCTCCCCCCGCTGGAAGCCTGCGGCACGAGCGGGATGAAAGCGTCCCTGAACGGCGTTCTGCACATGAGCGTCCTGGACGGGTGGTGGCCCGAGGCCTATTCCGGTAAGAACGGCTGGGCCTTTGGGGAGACCGACACCCGGAAGAACCATGACCGCGAAGATGCCGAGCAGTTGTACGGGGTGCTGGAACGCGAAGTAGTGCCGCTGTATTATATGCAGTCGGACGACGGGATCCCGCACTTGTGGGTGAAGATGATGAAAGAGGCCATCCGGTGCACGGCCCCCCGGTTCTCCGCCCGCCGCATGCTCAAAGAGTACGTCCGGCTTGGCTATGATCCTGCCCTGAAAAGAGCCGCCGAATACAGAAAGCAACTGTTCCCGTATGATCCGAAACTTTGA
- a CDS encoding ATP-dependent 6-phosphofructokinase encodes MKTIGVLTGGGDCPGLNAVIRAVVRAGIRYDYETLGIRNGWQGLIEGDVEPLTDFSVSGILPKGGTILGTSRTNPLANKADFQKIQHNMKKYGLHALVVIGGDGTLSAARDVAKEGIPLVGVPKTIDNDIGGTDVTFGFDTAVSIVTEAIDRLHTTAESHHRVIVVEVMGRNVGWIALTAGIAGGADAILIPEVHFTLEEVCAKLRARYEAGKKFSIVVIAEGAHREDIGEHPVPEHARDECGHEKFVGVGNLLGKELEKCLGVETRVTTLGHVQRGGSPTAYDRVLATRFGVAAVELIRDGEFGKMVALQSNRITSITLESAVRQLKTVDPEFYDLAMTVIGGKK; translated from the coding sequence GTGAAGACGATCGGTGTGCTGACCGGGGGAGGAGACTGTCCGGGACTCAATGCGGTGATCCGGGCGGTGGTCCGGGCAGGGATCAGGTACGATTACGAGACGCTTGGGATACGTAACGGGTGGCAGGGACTCATCGAGGGGGACGTTGAACCGCTGACGGATTTCTCGGTCTCCGGCATCCTTCCCAAAGGGGGGACGATCCTTGGCACATCCCGGACCAATCCCCTCGCAAACAAGGCTGATTTCCAGAAGATCCAGCACAACATGAAAAAATACGGGCTTCACGCACTTGTTGTGATCGGGGGCGACGGGACCCTCTCTGCAGCCCGCGATGTTGCAAAGGAGGGCATACCGCTCGTTGGTGTCCCCAAGACCATTGATAACGATATCGGGGGCACCGATGTCACGTTCGGGTTTGACACCGCGGTCTCGATCGTTACCGAGGCGATCGACCGGCTCCATACAACGGCTGAGTCGCACCACCGGGTCATTGTTGTCGAGGTGATGGGACGCAATGTCGGCTGGATTGCCTTAACTGCCGGGATTGCCGGTGGTGCCGATGCGATCCTCATCCCGGAGGTGCATTTCACTCTTGAAGAGGTCTGTGCCAAACTCCGGGCCCGGTACGAGGCAGGCAAGAAGTTCTCGATCGTGGTCATTGCAGAAGGAGCCCACCGGGAGGATATCGGTGAACATCCCGTACCCGAACATGCCCGGGATGAATGCGGGCACGAGAAGTTCGTTGGCGTGGGAAACCTGCTCGGGAAAGAGCTGGAGAAGTGCCTGGGGGTAGAGACCCGCGTCACAACGCTCGGGCATGTCCAGCGGGGAGGCTCGCCTACCGCGTACGACCGGGTGCTTGCCACCCGATTCGGGGTTGCCGCCGTGGAGCTGATCCGTGACGGGGAGTTCGGCAAGATGGTTGCCCTGCAATCGAACCGTATAACTTCTATCACGCTCGAGTCTGCAGTCCGTCAGCTCAAGACCGTCGATCCTGAATTCTATGATCTTGCGATGACTGTGATTGGCGGGAAAAAATGA
- the malQ gene encoding 4-alpha-glucanotransferase, with amino-acid sequence MTGRGSGILLPVFSLPTRYGIGDLGAEAYRFVDFLAESGQKYWQILPLNPTMQDSDNSPYLSSSAFAGNTNLISPERMVQEGFLDPVDIEDVPAFPPDRIDYELVIPYKRALFSKSYEQHARTLQADPHYHAFCREQSWWLDDYAVFISLAGFYGTVNWSRWPDAIRSREKKPFDSTKKQLMVEIEREKYLQYMFFRQWRALHKYSQEKRIAIIGDMPLYVNADSADVWTHPELFRLDGNGRPAFVAGVPPDYFSRTGQMWKNPLYRWEEHERTGFSWWIYRFRQNFSLFDLVRIDHFRGLVAYWEIPAGAADATGGRWVRAPADRFLKIMKETFFQFPAIAEDLGIITPDVHEVMRKHGLPGMRVLQFAFTDETAHNPHAPHNLTQELFLYTGTHDNPPVKGWFGEFTTAADRKRLFRYLGRDYSAEELPDIFIRLAMSSVAGTVIIPVQDLLGCGSGSRVNTPGTDTGNWCWRMPADCLTGELTDRLLDLTRVYGRA; translated from the coding sequence ATGACCGGACGGGGGAGCGGCATTCTCCTGCCGGTCTTCTCGCTTCCCACCCGGTACGGGATCGGGGACCTGGGAGCAGAGGCATACCGGTTTGTGGATTTCCTGGCGGAATCCGGACAGAAATACTGGCAGATACTCCCGCTGAATCCGACAATGCAGGACAGTGACAATTCGCCGTACCTGTCCTCATCCGCATTTGCCGGCAACACAAACCTGATCAGCCCGGAACGGATGGTGCAGGAGGGGTTCCTGGATCCTGTGGATATTGAAGACGTGCCGGCATTTCCACCGGACCGGATCGATTACGAATTGGTGATCCCGTATAAACGGGCCTTGTTCTCCAAGTCATACGAACAGCACGCCCGTACCCTGCAGGCCGATCCCCATTACCATGCATTCTGCCGCGAGCAGTCCTGGTGGCTGGACGACTATGCCGTGTTTATCTCCCTTGCCGGTTTTTACGGCACCGTGAACTGGAGCAGATGGCCGGATGCTATCAGGAGCCGGGAGAAAAAGCCATTTGACAGCACAAAAAAGCAGCTCATGGTGGAGATCGAGAGAGAGAAGTATCTCCAGTATATGTTCTTCCGGCAATGGAGAGCGCTGCATAAATATTCCCAGGAGAAACGGATCGCCATTATCGGGGACATGCCCCTCTATGTAAATGCCGATAGTGCCGATGTCTGGACACACCCGGAACTGTTCCGGCTGGATGGAAATGGAAGGCCGGCGTTTGTTGCCGGGGTTCCCCCGGACTATTTCAGCAGGACCGGACAGATGTGGAAGAACCCGCTGTACCGCTGGGAGGAGCACGAGAGAACCGGTTTTTCCTGGTGGATCTACCGTTTCCGGCAGAATTTTTCCTTGTTCGATCTGGTGCGGATCGATCACTTCCGGGGACTCGTGGCATACTGGGAGATCCCGGCCGGCGCAGCCGATGCAACCGGTGGACGGTGGGTCAGAGCCCCGGCCGACCGGTTCCTGAAGATCATGAAAGAGACCTTCTTCCAGTTTCCTGCAATTGCCGAGGACCTGGGGATAATCACACCCGATGTTCACGAGGTCATGAGAAAACACGGGCTTCCCGGCATGAGGGTGCTCCAGTTCGCCTTTACCGATGAGACGGCACACAATCCCCATGCGCCCCACAACCTGACACAGGAACTCTTCCTGTACACCGGAACCCATGACAATCCCCCGGTGAAGGGATGGTTCGGGGAATTCACAACCGCGGCCGATCGAAAGCGGCTGTTCCGCTACCTGGGAAGGGATTATTCTGCAGAAGAACTGCCGGATATCTTTATCCGCCTTGCCATGAGTTCGGTTGCAGGGACGGTGATAATTCCCGTGCAGGATCTGCTTGGCTGTGGATCCGGATCCCGGGTGAATACTCCCGGAACCGACACCGGAAACTGGTGCTGGAGGATGCCCGCGGATTGCCTGACCGGTGAGCTTACCGACCGGCTGCTCGATCTCACGCGGGTGTACGGGAGAGCCTGA
- a CDS encoding DUF3536 domain-containing protein, translating to MEDSAYPYHDWNARITAECYAPNAASRILDASTTIIDIVNNYQTISFNFGPTLLAWLELNNPQVYSAILDADKESMKHFSGHGSAIAQGYNHIIMPLATTRDKRTQIIWGIQDFIFRFRRFPEGMWLPETAVDLETLELLADQGIKYTILTPTQVLRVKKPDENRWTEVQKDTFDCSIPYTCRLREGKSIAVFFMEEKIGQELAFGSLLENGEAFADRIVGSFPGYMGESGLISVVSDGETYGHHHRFADMALAYALYSIQQKQTTTITIFGEYLAAHPPVYEVEIRENTSWSCPHGIERWRSDCGCRTRGTTLREDDYPPQNPSLSGDTQKPVDKTPSTWNQRWRRGLREAMDRLRDELIPLYESRMAGLVRDPWTARDDYIAVILDRSPEAREQFLLRHAARALTGEEKILVLRLLEMQRHALLMYTSCGWFFDDISGIESVQVMQYACRAMQLAQEISGIDLQPLFMSYLIEAESNLARHGDGAAIYRNYVGRTIVDQKRILFNYALSLLVKDPESVPIRRYTKLAESHEIAESGKTRLVIGTLALRSEITGEENRLEYSVIHLGTYEFIGGIRTFSGDASFAQMKDHFKAAIQQDDIPLLVNLMEKEFGTEIYSLWHLFKDEQRETLFFLMDSTLEDLESSFRQIYRDQITLIHAMREMRIPVPRVIEDPVWYILNKDLKMALQDKEISRQKIQHLVSEMIRGEFSADKNTLDFTASNLIASLTKKLTSAPDDVAAMQEICDLFRILSPLSLRYDLWESQNDYFYCGKKQLSFMQRRAEKGDARAVLWISRFSELGRWLGVKCI from the coding sequence GTGGAAGATTCGGCCTACCCGTACCATGACTGGAACGCCCGCATCACCGCGGAATGCTATGCTCCCAATGCCGCATCCCGCATCCTCGATGCAAGCACGACAATCATCGATATCGTCAACAACTACCAGACGATCAGTTTCAATTTCGGCCCAACCCTTCTTGCATGGCTGGAACTGAACAATCCGCAGGTCTATTCTGCCATCCTTGATGCAGACAAGGAGAGCATGAAACATTTCTCCGGGCATGGTTCCGCCATTGCACAGGGGTACAACCACATCATTATGCCCCTTGCCACAACCCGGGACAAGCGCACCCAGATCATCTGGGGAATCCAGGATTTCATCTTCCGTTTCAGGAGGTTTCCCGAGGGGATGTGGCTTCCGGAAACCGCAGTTGATCTCGAAACGCTGGAGCTGCTGGCAGATCAGGGGATCAAATATACCATACTCACTCCCACACAAGTATTGAGGGTAAAAAAACCTGATGAGAACCGCTGGACCGAGGTACAGAAAGATACGTTTGACTGTTCGATACCGTACACCTGCCGGCTCCGGGAGGGAAAGTCGATTGCGGTTTTTTTCATGGAAGAGAAGATCGGGCAGGAACTGGCTTTCGGATCGCTCCTTGAGAACGGGGAAGCATTTGCAGACCGGATTGTCGGATCCTTCCCGGGTTACATGGGGGAATCCGGCCTTATCAGCGTTGTCTCTGACGGCGAGACCTACGGCCATCACCACCGCTTTGCCGACATGGCACTTGCCTATGCGCTGTATTCCATCCAGCAGAAACAGACTACAACCATCACCATCTTCGGGGAATATCTGGCTGCCCACCCGCCAGTGTACGAAGTGGAGATACGGGAGAATACCTCCTGGAGCTGCCCCCATGGGATCGAACGGTGGAGAAGCGACTGCGGGTGCAGGACGCGGGGGACAACCCTCAGGGAAGATGATTATCCTCCCCAGAATCCATCCCTATCAGGAGATACACAAAAACCCGTTGATAAAACCCCCTCCACCTGGAACCAGAGATGGCGACGGGGGTTACGGGAAGCCATGGACCGGCTCCGGGATGAACTCATCCCCCTCTATGAATCCCGGATGGCCGGGCTTGTACGGGATCCCTGGACAGCACGGGACGACTATATTGCAGTCATCCTGGACCGGTCCCCGGAAGCCCGGGAACAGTTCCTTCTCCGGCATGCCGCACGGGCTCTTACCGGGGAGGAGAAGATCCTGGTGCTCAGGCTTCTTGAGATGCAGCGGCATGCCCTGCTCATGTACACTTCCTGCGGCTGGTTCTTTGACGACATCTCCGGTATAGAATCGGTCCAGGTGATGCAGTACGCCTGCAGGGCCATGCAGCTGGCACAGGAGATATCGGGAATCGATCTTCAGCCGCTCTTCATGTCGTACCTGATCGAGGCAGAGAGCAACCTGGCCAGACACGGGGATGGCGCAGCCATCTACCGGAATTATGTCGGGAGAACGATTGTCGACCAGAAGCGGATCCTTTTTAATTACGCTCTCTCGCTTCTGGTTAAAGATCCGGAATCCGTTCCCATCCGGCGCTATACCAAACTGGCTGAATCGCACGAGATAGCGGAATCCGGGAAGACAAGGCTGGTTATCGGGACGCTGGCACTCAGGTCGGAGATCACCGGTGAAGAGAACAGACTCGAATACAGTGTAATTCACCTCGGCACCTATGAGTTCATTGGCGGGATCCGGACGTTTTCCGGTGACGCGTCCTTTGCCCAGATGAAAGATCATTTCAAAGCCGCCATACAACAGGACGATATCCCGCTCCTGGTAAACCTCATGGAGAAGGAGTTCGGGACAGAGATCTACTCGCTCTGGCACCTTTTCAAGGATGAACAGCGGGAGACCCTGTTCTTTCTTATGGATTCCACGCTTGAGGACCTGGAGTCGTCGTTCCGGCAGATCTACCGGGATCAGATTACGCTCATCCATGCAATGCGGGAGATGCGGATCCCGGTTCCCCGGGTGATTGAAGATCCGGTCTGGTACATCCTCAACAAAGACTTGAAAATGGCACTCCAGGACAAGGAGATCAGCCGCCAGAAGATCCAGCACCTGGTCAGCGAGATGATCCGGGGGGAGTTCTCAGCAGATAAAAATACCCTGGATTTTACCGCTTCGAATCTGATTGCATCCCTGACAAAGAAACTCACGAGCGCCCCGGATGATGTTGCTGCAATGCAGGAGATCTGTGACCTCTTCAGGATCCTTTCCCCGCTCTCCCTCAGGTACGATCTCTGGGAATCCCAGAATGATTATTTTTATTGCGGCAAAAAACAACTCTCGTTCATGCAGCGCAGGGCAGAGAAGGGCGATGCCCGGGCAGTCCTGTGGATCTCCCGGTTTTCTGAACTGGGCAGGTGGCTCGGGGTGAAATGTATCTGA
- a CDS encoding glycosyltransferase family 4 protein: MESFKVAFFCWESMYAERVGGLANAATNLAETLVKQNHEVHFFTRGSISDQEVNGVHYHYCRPSGKNIVEYCDNMSLGMVDQFRVQDLGSPFDILHFHDWHPIQALHHLKDRNTLLTFHSTEFGRNGNQAGDWWEYKEISGKEWYGGLIAKRVAAVSSTLKREVMQLYNVPEDKCDVIPNGVVPRQYRTEIDPGEVKKAYGIHPYAPLVLFVGRLVFQKGPDLFIEAIRQVCQYRWDAKVVVAGDGGMMQFLRERARDLPVNFVGYIPDSEYIRLLNAADVVVIPSRNEPFGLVLLEAWSAEKGVVACNVGGLGENIDAFVNGIKTEPTAESLAWGINTMINEPWNAGALGMRGRKKVDRMFLWGPIVQRLTDTYGRVSV; this comes from the coding sequence ATGGAGTCATTTAAGGTAGCCTTCTTCTGCTGGGAATCGATGTATGCCGAGCGGGTCGGCGGCCTTGCCAATGCGGCTACGAATCTCGCTGAGACGCTCGTGAAGCAGAATCACGAAGTGCATTTCTTCACCCGGGGAAGTATCTCCGACCAGGAAGTCAATGGTGTGCATTACCACTACTGCCGGCCTTCGGGAAAAAATATTGTTGAATATTGCGACAACATGAGCCTTGGGATGGTGGACCAGTTCCGTGTCCAGGACTTGGGATCTCCGTTCGATATCCTCCATTTCCACGACTGGCACCCGATCCAGGCCCTCCATCACTTGAAGGACCGGAATACCCTCCTGACATTCCATTCAACAGAGTTCGGGAGGAACGGGAACCAGGCTGGGGACTGGTGGGAATACAAGGAGATCTCAGGGAAAGAGTGGTATGGAGGTCTTATCGCAAAACGGGTGGCTGCCGTCTCTTCCACCCTCAAGCGGGAAGTGATGCAGCTGTATAATGTTCCCGAGGATAAGTGCGATGTGATCCCGAACGGGGTGGTGCCCCGGCAATACCGGACCGAGATCGATCCGGGCGAGGTGAAGAAAGCGTACGGGATCCATCCCTACGCCCCGCTGGTTCTCTTTGTAGGCAGGCTCGTCTTCCAGAAAGGGCCTGATCTCTTTATCGAGGCAATCCGTCAGGTCTGCCAGTACCGCTGGGATGCAAAGGTGGTAGTTGCCGGTGACGGTGGGATGATGCAGTTTCTCCGCGAGCGGGCACGCGACCTCCCGGTCAATTTTGTCGGCTATATCCCGGATTCTGAATATATCCGCCTGTTGAATGCTGCCGATGTTGTGGTGATTCCCAGCCGCAATGAACCCTTCGGCCTCGTCCTCCTGGAAGCCTGGAGCGCCGAGAAAGGGGTAGTGGCCTGCAATGTCGGGGGCCTGGGGGAGAACATCGATGCTTTTGTGAACGGGATCAAGACCGAACCCACCGCGGAATCGCTTGCCTGGGGCATCAACACCATGATCAATGAACCCTGGAATGCGGGCGCCCTTGGGATGCGGGGACGGAAGAAAGTGGATCGCATGTTCCTCTGGGGACCGATAGTCCAGCGGCTGACCGACACCTACGGCCGGGTATCGGTATGA